From Lolium perenne isolate Kyuss_39 chromosome 5, Kyuss_2.0, whole genome shotgun sequence, a single genomic window includes:
- the LOC127300562 gene encoding uncharacterized protein: MAAAAATSASAHHAPASDFPPPPPPLHATGPRPRRRAREVSSRYLSTPAPLPTSSPRLSTSSRASSPTPSPRAHTRVATPFANENQPPIPPPTTSRRRAVQKLFGEIANPRASVSSSTTSSITTPRPLPRSTSGPPPSTARRGYPRPPTPAARASSCPTPTDDAASCCSSDTSSTLTDFSEPDGVPISAAPCESPPLLGPASCRGGRLSSDLRSSVPESGGSARGAIPLCHRSLNSALTSCQGKALAPPRPPQPHVGARVAELKKAALVGGRKVAGKQEDVHQLRMMDNCHVQYRFLNARAEAVAKAKAAAAQNSLFGLAKRITGLRDSVADKRAEAEKIKRSQRLFSIVGNQVPYLDLWSDVEEDYSSCLTGATSALHNASLRLPIVGGVRVNCEEISEILNSAVQLLEPASPCVQNLLPKVEEVDCVASNLAQVIASERALIEECGNLLNQAHHLQMREYSLRSQLMQLKS, encoded by the exons atggccgccgccgccgccacctccgcgTCGGCGCATCACGCGCCCGCCTCCGACTTCcccccgcccccgccgccgctCCACGCCACCGGGCCAcgcccgcgccgccgcgcgcGGGAGGTCAGCTCCCGCTACCTCTCCACCCCGGCCCCCCTCCCCACCTCCTCCCCGCGCCTCTCCACCTCCTCCCGCGCCTCCTCCCCGACCCCCTCCCCGCGCGCCCACACCCGCGTCGCCACCCCCTTCGCCAACGAGAACCAGCCCCCCATCCCCCCGCCCACCACCTCCCGCAGGCGCGCCGTGCAGAAGCTGTTCGGCGAAATCGCCAACCCGCGAGCCTccgtctcctcctccaccacctcctccatcACCACCCCCCGGCCCCTGCCCCGCTCCACCAGCGGGCCGCCCCCATCAACCGCGCGGAGGGGGTACCCTCGCCCACCAACCCCCGCCGCGCGCGCCTCCTCCTGCCCCACCCCCACGGACGACGCCGCCTCCTGCTGCTCCTCGGACACCTCCTCCACCCTCACCGACTTCTCCGAGCCCGACGGGGTCCCGATCTCCGCCGCGCCCTGCGAGAGCCCGCCGCTGCTGGGCCCGGCGTCCTGCCGCGGGGGGCGCCTCTCGTCTGACCTCCGCTCGTCCGTGCCAGAGTCGGGCGGGTCCGCGCGGGGCGCTATCCCGCTCTGCCACCGCTCCCTCAACTCCGCTCTCACCAGCTGCCAGGGGAAGGCGCTGGCGCCGCCCAGGCCGCCGCAGCCGCATGTTGGGGCCAGAGTGGCCGAGCTGAAGAAGGCCGCGCTCGTTGGGGGGAGGAAGGTTGCCGGGAAGCAGGAGGACGTGCACCAGCTACGGATGATGGATAACTGCCACGTTCAGTACAGGTTCCTCAACGCCCGGGCTGAAGCGGTGGCCAAGGCCAAGGCTGCGGCGGCGCAG AACTCCCTGTTCGGACTGGCCAAGAGAATCACCGGGCTGCGAGACTCTGTCGCTGATAAGAGGGCAGAGGCCGAGAAGATCAAGAGGAGTCAgagattgttctccattgttGGTAATCAG GTTCCATATTTGGATCTGTGGAGTGATGTTGAGGAGGATTATTCCAGCTGTCTGACAGGGGCAACATCAGCGCTGCATAACGCCTCACTAAGGCTACCAATTGTTGGTGGTGTTAGG GTAAATTGTGAGGAAATCTCAGAAATTCTTAATTCAGCAGTCCAGCTACTGGAACCAGCGTCTCCTTGTGTACAAAATTTATTACCGAAG GTTGAAGAAGTTGATTGTGTAGCTtccaaccttgcccaagtaattGCTAGTGAAAGAGCCTTGATAGAAGAGTGTGGGAATCTACTAAATCAAGCGCACCATTTGCAG atgAGGGAGTACAGCTTGAGAAGCCAGTTGATGCAATTGAAAAGTTAA
- the LOC139831056 gene encoding protein FAR1-RELATED SEQUENCE 5-like, whose amino-acid sequence MEFENEHMAYEFYNTYAGHVGFSVRKFWHDKSSTNVIRTKKFVCSKSGYKGQSSTSGPCQRKRADTRVGCKAEMTIKISEIGKYVVSSFEDAHNHELVTPSKAHLLRSQRRITEAQKAQIDILNDSGIRPKSGHEAMSRQAGGRQSLCFTRKDYKNYLRSKRMHSIQEGDTGAILQYLQDKQTENPSFFYAIQVDEDEMMTNIFWADARSVLDYHYFGDVICFDTTYKTNSYGRPFAVFVGVNHHKQTVVFGATLLYDETKETFEWLFETFKKTMSGKEPKTILTDQCAAIIGAIDIVFANSIHRLCVWHMYQNAAKHLSHVFQGSKTFKKDFGKCVFYFEEVEEFIAAWNDMLKTYNLEDNEWLHRLFQSKEKWALVYGRQTFCADMISTQRSESLNAMLKRYLHVRLDLLDFFKHYERAVDDRRYAEVESDFYASQTSPKVPRVRILIQTSKEYTPAMFEIFRGEYDMVIIVTLL is encoded by the coding sequence ATGGAATTTGAGAATGAACATATGGCATATGAGTTCTACAATACGTATGCAGGACACGTAGGTTTCAGTGTCCGGAAATTTTGGCATGATAAATCCTCAACTAATGTTATTCGGACAAAGAAatttgtatgctcaaagtcaGGTTACAAAGGCCAAAGCAGTACTTCTGGACCATGCCAGCGGAAGCGAGCAGATACAAGAGTTGGTTGTAAGGCTGAGATGACTATCAAAATAAGTGAAATTGGAAAATATGTTGTAAGCAGCTTTGAGGATGCTCATAATCATGAACTCGTAACTCCAAGCAAAGCCCATCTGTTGCGATCTCAGAGAAGAATTACAGAAGCTCAGAAGGCCCAAATTGACATATTGAATGACTCAGGTATTAGACCTAAATCAGGTCATGAAGCGATGAGTAGACAAGCAGGGGGTCGACAAAGTCTTTGCTTCACTCGAAAAGATTATAAAAATTATCTTCGGTCGAAGCGTATGCACTCAATCCAAGAAGGAGATACAGGAGCCATTCTTCAATATCTACAGGACAAGCAGACGGAAAATCCTTCTTTCTTTTACGCAATACAAGTAGATGAAGATGAGATGATGACTAACATATTCTGGGCAGACGCAAGATCAGTATTAGACTACCACTACTTTGGTGATGTCATATGTTTTGACACGACCTACAAAACAAATAGTTACGGCAGACCTTTTGCGGTTTTTGTTGGTGTCAACCATCATAAGCAAACAGTGGTTTTTGGAGCAACATTATTGTATGATGAAACAAAAGAAACATTTGAATGGTTGTTTGAAACATTCAAAAAAACCATGTCCGGAAAAGAACCAAAGACAATATTGACCGATCAATGCGCAGCCATTATCGGTGCCATTGACATTGTTTTTGCTAACTCAATACATCGTCTATGTGTGTGGCACATGTATCAAAATGCTGCAAAACATTTGAGCCATGTTTTTCAAGGTTCCAAGACATTCAAGAAAGATTTTGGCAAGTGTGTTTTTTATTTTGAAGAAGTTGAAGAATTTATAGCAGCTTGGAATGATATGTTAAAGACATATAATTTGGAAGACAATGAGTGGCTACATAGATTATTCCAGAGCAAAGAGAAGTGGGCGCTGGTGTATGGTCGGCAAACCTTCTGCGCAGATATGATATCTACACAAAGAAGTGAGAGTCTCAATGCAATGTTGAAGCGATACTTGCATGTTCGCCTTGATCTATTAGACTTCTTCAAGCACTACGAGAGGGCAGTGGATGACAGGAGGTATGCTGAAGTGGAAAGTGATTTCTATGCAAGTCAAACATCTCCTAAAGTTCCACGTGTgcggatcctgatacaaacttcGAAGGAATATACGCCAGCTATGTTTGAAATATTCAGAGGAGAATACGACATGGTGATCATAGTGACTCTACTTTAG